The following is a genomic window from Solanum lycopersicum chromosome 6, SLM_r2.1.
TGACACAGAAGTCGTCACttaatttgttaaagaaaaataagaagactTTGAGGCCTAAAGCACAAtatattgtctttgttttccttcCTGACGATCTAGTGAATCAGACAGACTTGAATATATCACACGAGTAATAATTAGATGAGAAAATGGTTTGAAATATTGTGATCTAATGAGTTTACGGATTTAGTTAGTAAACTGCTAAGTATAAGGGTTCAATTAACAAACGAAATAGAGGGATCTCCCGAGTCATTCCactagtttttttaaaaaaaattaactaacaaaaaaactaaatttttgGCCCAAAAACTATTTGGAGCCCAAAGCCCAAAATTAGTTAAGGCCCAAATTGAAACTAGGGTTTTTAGTTATCTTTTCATCACTACAAGGAGGGGAGCAGAGTGAGGGGAGTAAGGTCGGCTTAAGCTCTCAGCAATCATGggtaattatctcaaattttCTGCCATTTTTGCTGTTTTGTGCAGATTCATTCGATATAATTATGTttgtatattttcattttttaactatatgaaaaaaatatgatgaatttgatAATATTATGTGTTTTGTTTACGTATGTTGTAAAGGTATCTCAAGAGATTCTATGCACAAGAGACGCGCCACTGGTGGCAAGCAGAAAACTTGGAGGAAGAAGCGAAAGTCAGTTTTTCgtttttcttttgttcaaaatttataatgttaAATTTGCCCCCTATATcgttatatattatgtgtatatatatgtgtgtgtgtatttgaGGTCTATCGAAAACATTCTCTCTATCTCACATATTTAGTTAAGGTTTGCATACATCCTAGCCTTTCGAGACTCACTTGTGGATTATGCggtgtatgttgttgttgttgtatatgTTTGTGTTCGAGACTCACTTGTGGATTATGCggtgtatgttgttgttgttgtatatgTTTGTGTTCGAGACTCACTTGTGGATTATGCggtgtatgttgttgttgtatatgTTTGTGTTCCATTGAATATGCTGAAGTTACCTAGTTTTAGAATTGAGTCGCGGTTAATCTAATGTTGGAACATAGTTGATTGactggtgtgtgtgtgtgttcatTAGCTTGTCTTCTGTTAATGAAATACCAAAATTTATAATGTTTCATTCATTACTGAATTTTTTTAATCGTCATAGAAAAGCAATGCAAAACAAAGACTTGCTTACTTGTGAATTGATGCTTTAGATAGATAATAAACAACATAGCTAATGTAATCCCACTGGTGGGGTAAGGGAGGATAGAGTATACgtagaccttacccctacctccgGAGCTAGAGAGGTGGTTCCAGTAGGGAAAAAATATTCCCTTGTTACATAATTAGTAGCAGTCCTGTCTGTCATTCACAAGTTTTAGTTTCATCTATGTCGTTCTGAGGCCATTTTCCTTTccattttgaaaaagatattatattaaGATGAATATTGTGCTTTTGTACTTTGCTTCTTGCATAAAGCTCTTACCTTGTGGCTTTTGTgagctttttttttgtttttagcaACACTATGTGTCACTGTGAATTCATTTGATTGTGAGGTTGTTCAGTCTGTTTTCCTGAAGTGTGATAAATGACTGGTCAAGTTTCGTTGAGCTTCATAGATGTTCTCCTATTGAATCGATGACATTGAACTAAACAAGATTCTTGGGGTTGATTAATTGCTCTCTTGTTTAAAAATGgaatttgattttattcttttcctttGTAACTAAAGAATACCTCTGGACAATTAGGCTATATCTTTGATGATTCGACTTAGTTTCTAATAGCAAATCAGAGTGGTACTGGTAGCTTACTGTGTTTTCTTTCTGAGTGCAAGACAAAATGGCTTTTGTGGAGGTACAATGTGTGgaaaagtaaatttatttaagaaGATGATGTTGttgtaaaaaagttttttaaaaaaagatatgcTGTTGTAAACCTATTACGCACACCAAGATTTGGGGCTGCACATGTTGAGTTTGTTCCAATTTGCttatcttctttttattatgtaaaGGTACGAGCTTGGACGTCAACCAGCTAATACCAAGATTTCCAGTAACAAGACAGTCAGACGAATTCGTGTGCGTGGTGGTAATGTGAAGTGGAGGGCACTGAGGTTGGACACTGGAAACTATTCATGGGGTAGTGAGGCAGTCACACGCAAGACTCGTATCCTTGATGTGGTTTACAATGCCTCGAACAATGAGCTTGTCCGTACACAAACTCTTGTGAAGAGTGCAATTGTTCAAGTTGATGCAGCACCATTTAAACAGTGGTACCTCCAGCACTATGGTATTGACATTGGTAGGAAAAAGAAGGGGGCCGCTAAGAAGGAAACTACAACCGAGGTACCTCAAAATAGTCACACCGTTCTACACTTCTACATAAAGTTATTTATTGCGAGGATCTGTAGATTGCTAACGAGTGTCATcctaaatttgttttttctcctctttttctcTATATGTGTATATAAGCTAGTGACTCCATTCGTTCAGTGATGTGCGAGAAGTGTGTGATATATTTATTAGTGTATATACTGATACTTTTCTTATGTCAACATTCAAGGAGGGAGATGCTGCTGAGGAAGCTAAGAAGAGCAACCATGTAGTCCGGAAAATTGAGAAACGTCAGAAGGATCGTACCCTTGATAGTCACCTTGAAGAGCAATTCAGCTCTGGTAGGCTATATGCCTGCATCTCATCCCGCCCTGGTCAATGTGGCCGAGCTGATGGGTAAGTTTAGGTGCAGTAATCCCTCTCCCCGCCCCAAATCTGATTTTGGATTTCGCTACTCTAGCTGATTCGTCTCAACTGAAACCGACAGGTACATTTTGGAAGGGAAAGAGTTGGAATTCTATATGAAGAAACTTCAAAAGAAGAAAGGCAAGGCATCTGGTGCTTCTGCTTAAGTGATTCTTTCGGTATGTCCAGACTAGTTTGTGTTAATCAAGCTTCAATTTTGAGAGTGTATGTGTTTGTATACACTACCTTTTACCATAAGTTCAAAGTGATGACTGGTCTTCATTATTACCATTTTTTTGTAGTTTGAAATTTTACTACATTTCAGCGTGTAGTCATATATAATCACAGGCAGAAAATGCTATATTATATGGATTTTAAATTTACCATTTTGAAGAAGCTTGGCCATTTAACAAGTGGATTTGAATGGCAAAAACCTTTAGGCAGAAAGGAAATTGCTTACAACGATAGAAGAGTCGTTTGGTTTGTAGATAAAGTTATTTTTGAGATTGTATGTCCGGGACCATGGTAAAATATTCTTATcgttaaaaatgataaatataaattccGCATTAAGGTCCTTAAATTTGTCTATTCGGATTATCTTAATAGCTTAATTGAATAATTTGCGTTAAActattaaaaagtaataaaaaatgatttaataaaGTG
Proteins encoded in this region:
- the LOC101250510 gene encoding small ribosomal subunit protein eS8y is translated as MGISRDSMHKRRATGGKQKTWRKKRKYELGRQPANTKISSNKTVRRIRVRGGNVKWRALRLDTGNYSWGSEAVTRKTRILDVVYNASNNELVRTQTLVKSAIVQVDAAPFKQWYLQHYGIDIGRKKKGAAKKETTTEEGDAAEEAKKSNHVVRKIEKRQKDRTLDSHLEEQFSSGRLYACISSRPGQCGRADGYILEGKELEFYMKKLQKKKGKASGASA